From the unidentified bacterial endosymbiont genome, one window contains:
- the nuoN gene encoding NADH-quinone oxidoreductase subunit NuoN, giving the protein MTITPQQLIALLPLLIVGLTVVVVMLSIAWRRNHFLNATLSVLGLNAALVSLWFVGQAGAMDVTPLMRVDGFAMLYTGLVLLASLATCTFAYPWLEGYKDNKEEFYLLVLIASLGGILLANANHMAALFLGIELISVPLFGLIGYAFRQKRSLEASIKYTILSAAASSFLLFGIALVYAQTGNLSFLAIGKSLGDGMLHEPLMLAGLGMMIVGLGFKLSLVPFHLWTPDVYQGVPAPVSTFLATASKIAIFGVVMRLFLYAPVGDSEAVRVVLGIIAFVSIIFGNVMALSQTNIKRLLGYSSISHLGYLLVALIALQSGEMSMEAVGVYLAGYLFSSLGAFGVVSLMSSPFRGPDADSLFSYRGLFWHRPILSAVMTVMMLSLAGIPMTLGFIGKFYVLAVGVHAGLWWLTAGVVIGSAIGLYYYLRVAVSLYLSAPSQLTRDAPTNWQYSAGGIVVLISALLVLIFGIYPQPLIDIVQRAMPLM; this is encoded by the coding sequence ATGACGATAACTCCACAACAACTGATTGCGCTGCTACCGCTGCTGATCGTCGGATTGACGGTGGTGGTTGTGATGCTCTCCATTGCGTGGCGACGCAATCACTTCCTGAATGCGACCCTGTCCGTTTTGGGTCTGAACGCTGCGTTGGTTTCCCTCTGGTTTGTTGGCCAGGCGGGCGCGATGGACGTCACCCCGCTGATGCGCGTTGACGGCTTCGCCATGCTGTACACCGGTCTGGTGCTGCTGGCAAGCCTGGCGACCTGTACCTTCGCCTATCCGTGGCTCGAAGGCTACAAAGACAACAAAGAAGAGTTTTACCTGCTGGTACTGATTGCCTCCCTGGGTGGTATTTTGCTGGCCAACGCCAACCATATGGCTGCGCTGTTCCTCGGGATTGAGCTTATCTCCGTGCCGCTGTTCGGCCTGATTGGCTACGCTTTTCGTCAGAAACGTTCTCTGGAAGCGAGCATTAAATACACCATTCTGTCTGCGGCTGCGTCGTCATTCCTGCTTTTCGGTATCGCGCTGGTTTACGCCCAGACGGGTAACCTCTCCTTCCTGGCCATCGGCAAGAGCCTCGGCGACGGCATGCTGCACGAGCCGCTGATGCTGGCGGGTCTGGGCATGATGATTGTTGGCCTCGGCTTTAAACTCTCTCTGGTGCCATTCCATCTGTGGACGCCAGACGTTTACCAGGGCGTGCCGGCTCCGGTTTCGACCTTCCTGGCGACGGCGAGCAAAATCGCTATCTTCGGTGTAGTGATGCGTCTGTTCCTGTACGCGCCGGTCGGTGACAGTGAAGCGGTTCGCGTGGTGCTGGGTATTATCGCCTTTGTGTCGATCATCTTCGGTAACGTGATGGCGCTGAGCCAGACCAACATCAAACGTCTTCTCGGTTACTCGTCTATCTCCCATCTGGGCTATCTGCTGGTGGCGCTGATTGCGCTGCAGAGCGGAGAGATGTCGATGGAAGCTGTGGGCGTGTATCTGGCCGGTTACCTGTTCAGCAGCCTCGGCGCGTTCGGCGTGGTGAGCCTGATGTCCAGCCCGTTCCGTGGCCCGGATGCAGATTCTCTGTTCTCCTACCGTGGCCTGTTCTGGCACCGTCCGATTTTGTCTGCAGTAATGACCGTAATGATGCTGTCGCTGGCGGGTATTCCGATGACGCTGGGCTTTATCGGTAAGTTTTACGTGCTAGCCGTGGGTGTTCATGCCGGTCTGTGGTGGCTGACGGCGGGGGTTGTTATCGGCTCCGCGATTGGTCTTTACTACTACCTGCGCGTTGCCGTGAGCCTGTACCTGAGCGCGCCTTCGCAGCTCACCCGCGATGCGCCGACCAACTGGCAGTATAGCGCCGGGGGGATCGTGGTGCTCATTTCCGCGCTGCTGGTGCTGATCTTCGGTATTTATCCTCAGCCGCTGATTGATATCGTGCAGCGAGCGATGCCGCTGATGTAA
- the menC gene encoding o-succinylbenzoate synthase, which produces MRRAQVYRWQIPMDAGVVLRERRLQTRDGFLLHLRHGEREGWGEVSPLPGFSQESLDDAQSALLAWTRGWREGACPQLPEVPSAAFGISCALAELDGSLPDAANYRAAPLCTGDPDALFALLTAMPGEKVAKIKVGLYEAVRDGMVVNLLLEAIPDLRLRLDANRAWTPLKAQQFAKYVNPAYRSRIAFLEEPCKTRDDSRTFARETGIAIAWDESLREPDFAFVAEPGVSAVVIKPMLTGSLAKVREQVAAAHASGLTAVISSSLESSLGLTQLARIAAWLTPDTIPGLDTLSLMQSQLIRQWPESPLPCPGVEALEPLL; this is translated from the coding sequence ATGCGGCGCGCGCAGGTTTACCGCTGGCAGATACCGATGGACGCGGGCGTGGTGCTGCGTGAACGGCGGTTACAAACCCGTGACGGTTTTTTGCTGCATCTCCGGCACGGCGAGCGGGAAGGGTGGGGCGAAGTCTCGCCGTTGCCGGGCTTTAGCCAGGAATCGCTGGATGATGCGCAATCTGCCCTGCTGGCCTGGACGCGCGGGTGGCGTGAAGGCGCCTGCCCGCAACTGCCGGAGGTGCCTTCCGCCGCCTTCGGCATCAGCTGTGCGCTGGCAGAGCTTGACGGCAGTTTGCCTGACGCGGCCAATTATCGCGCCGCACCGCTCTGCACCGGCGACCCGGATGCGCTTTTTGCGTTGCTTACCGCCATGCCTGGCGAGAAAGTGGCGAAAATCAAAGTCGGGTTGTACGAGGCGGTACGCGACGGCATGGTCGTTAACCTGCTGCTGGAAGCCATTCCCGATCTGCGCCTGCGGCTGGATGCTAACCGGGCCTGGACCCCGCTCAAGGCGCAGCAGTTTGCAAAGTATGTCAACCCGGCGTACCGCAGCCGCATCGCCTTTCTGGAAGAGCCGTGCAAAACCCGCGACGACTCCCGCACCTTTGCCCGGGAAACGGGTATCGCCATTGCGTGGGATGAAAGCCTGCGCGAGCCTGATTTTGCGTTTGTCGCCGAGCCGGGCGTGAGTGCGGTGGTGATCAAACCGATGCTCACCGGCAGCCTGGCGAAGGTCCGCGAGCAGGTCGCGGCGGCCCATGCTTCAGGGCTGACGGCGGTGATCAGCTCCTCTCTTGAGTCCAGTCTTGGCCTGACGCAGCTGGCGCGCATCGCTGCATGGCTGACCCCGGATACCATCCCGGGCCTCGATACGTTGAGCCTGATGCAGTCCCAGCTTATCCGCCAGTGGCCGGAAAGCCCGCTGCCGTGCCCCGGCGTTGAGGCGCTGGAGCCGCTGCTATGA
- the rnz gene encoding ribonuclease Z, producing MELIFLGTSAGVPTRSRNVTAILLDLQHPTRSGLWLFDCGEGTQHQLLRTAYHPGKLDTIFITHLHGDHLFGLPGLLCSRSMAGITHPLTIYGPKGIAEFVESTLRLSGSWTDYPLKVVEIAEGVVFDDGVYKVTARPLNHPIECYGYRIEAHDKPGALDATALIADGVKPGPLFQRLKQGETITLEDGRAINGRDYLAQPQPGKKLAIFGDTAPCPAARLLAQGVDVMVHEATLESAMEEKANGRGHSSARQAAQLARDAKVGKLIVTHISSRYDARGGESLLAECREVFPACELAEDFAQVSV from the coding sequence ATGGAACTGATTTTTTTGGGCACGTCCGCCGGCGTGCCAACCCGCTCCCGGAACGTGACGGCAATCCTGCTGGATTTGCAGCACCCTACCCGAAGCGGATTGTGGCTGTTTGACTGCGGCGAAGGCACTCAGCACCAGTTGCTGCGCACCGCTTACCATCCGGGCAAGCTGGATACGATCTTTATCACCCATTTGCACGGCGATCATCTCTTTGGCCTGCCCGGCCTGCTGTGCAGCCGCTCAATGGCGGGTATTACGCATCCGCTCACGATCTACGGGCCTAAAGGTATTGCCGAATTTGTTGAATCTACCCTGCGCCTGAGCGGATCCTGGACAGATTATCCGCTGAAGGTCGTAGAGATTGCCGAAGGTGTGGTCTTCGATGACGGCGTTTATAAGGTGACCGCCCGACCGCTTAATCATCCGATTGAGTGCTACGGCTACCGCATCGAAGCGCATGACAAACCCGGTGCGCTGGATGCCACTGCGTTAATCGCTGACGGCGTGAAGCCAGGGCCGCTGTTCCAGCGTCTGAAACAGGGCGAAACCATCACGCTTGAGGATGGTCGCGCGATCAACGGTCGGGATTATCTCGCGCAGCCTCAGCCGGGTAAGAAGCTGGCGATTTTTGGCGATACCGCGCCGTGCCCTGCTGCCCGACTGCTTGCGCAGGGCGTGGATGTGATGGTGCATGAAGCCACGCTGGAATCGGCGATGGAGGAGAAAGCCAACGGGCGCGGCCACAGTTCTGCGCGCCAGGCGGCGCAGCTTGCCCGTGATGCGAAGGTGGGGAAATTGATTGTTACCCACATCAGCTCGCGCTATGACGCGCGGGGTGGTGAAAGCCTGCTGGCGGAGTGTCGGGAGGTCTTCCCGGCATGTGAGCTGGCGGAAGATTTCGCGCAGGTCAGCGTTTAG
- the menD gene encoding 2-succinyl-5-enolpyruvyl-6-hydroxy-3-cyclohexene-1-carboxylic-acid synthase, whose amino-acid sequence MSVSSFNRRWATVILEALTRHGVRHVCIAPGSRSTPLTLAAAQNQAFIHHTHFDERGLGHLALGLAKVSKQPVAVIVTSGTAVANLYPAIIEAGLTGEKLILLTADRPPELIDCGANQAIRQPGLFASHPSQTISLPRPTRDIPASWLVSTLDHAVASLHGGALHINCPFAEPLYGEMDDAGLAWQQSLGDWWESETPWLHGQTHLESAKQRDWVFWRQKRGVVVAGRMSAAEGKQAAEWAQTLGWPLIGDVLSQTGQPLPCADLWLGNARAVTELSQAQIVVQLGASLTGKRLLQWQATCAPQEYWLVDQLEGRLDPAHHRGRRLVSEIAAWLERHPAEKRKPWAVAIPELSRQAWALTRARCEGFGEAELAHRIRHCLPEQGQLFVGNSLVVRLIDAFSQLPAGYPVYSNRGASGIDGLISTAAGVQRASAKSTLAIVGDLSALYDLNALALLRQVPAPFVLIVVNNNGGQIFSLLPTPQNERERFYLMPQNVQFEHAAAMFSLKYHRPQSWAELDAALNTAWRQPGATLIELVVNDADGAQTLQHLLAQVSHL is encoded by the coding sequence ATGTCAGTAAGTTCTTTTAACCGACGCTGGGCGACGGTGATCCTCGAAGCCCTGACTCGCCATGGCGTAAGGCATGTGTGCATTGCGCCGGGTTCTCGCTCCACCCCATTGACGCTGGCGGCGGCGCAGAACCAGGCCTTTATTCATCACACCCATTTTGACGAGCGCGGGCTTGGCCATCTGGCTTTGGGGCTGGCGAAAGTCAGCAAACAGCCTGTGGCGGTGATTGTTACCTCCGGTACCGCGGTGGCGAACCTCTATCCGGCCATTATTGAAGCCGGGCTAACCGGGGAAAAACTGATCCTGCTGACGGCAGATCGCCCGCCGGAGCTTATCGACTGTGGCGCGAACCAGGCGATTCGCCAGCCGGGTCTCTTCGCTTCTCACCCTTCGCAGACGATCTCGCTACCTCGTCCGACGCGGGACATACCCGCCAGCTGGCTGGTATCGACGCTCGATCATGCTGTGGCGTCATTGCACGGCGGCGCGCTACATATCAACTGTCCGTTTGCCGAGCCGTTGTACGGTGAAATGGATGACGCGGGGCTGGCCTGGCAGCAATCACTCGGCGACTGGTGGGAAAGCGAAACCCCGTGGCTGCACGGGCAGACGCATCTGGAAAGTGCGAAACAGCGCGACTGGGTCTTCTGGCGACAAAAGCGCGGCGTGGTCGTTGCCGGGCGCATGAGTGCCGCCGAAGGAAAACAGGCTGCCGAATGGGCGCAAACGCTGGGCTGGCCGCTGATTGGCGATGTGCTGTCTCAGACCGGGCAACCCTTACCCTGTGCCGATCTTTGGCTCGGCAACGCCAGGGCCGTAACCGAGCTTTCGCAGGCGCAGATTGTGGTCCAGCTTGGCGCAAGCCTTACCGGCAAACGGCTGCTGCAGTGGCAAGCGACCTGCGCGCCGCAAGAGTACTGGCTGGTGGATCAGCTGGAAGGGCGGCTCGATCCGGCGCACCACCGCGGGCGCCGCCTGGTCAGTGAGATTGCTGCCTGGCTGGAACGGCATCCGGCTGAAAAACGTAAACCCTGGGCCGTTGCGATCCCGGAACTTTCACGCCAGGCGTGGGCGCTCACCCGTGCGCGGTGCGAAGGTTTTGGTGAAGCGGAGCTGGCGCATCGCATCCGTCATTGTCTGCCTGAGCAAGGGCAGCTGTTTGTCGGCAATAGCCTGGTGGTACGCCTGATTGATGCCTTCTCACAGCTTCCTGCGGGATACCCGGTATACAGTAATCGCGGCGCCAGCGGGATTGATGGGTTAATCTCTACGGCGGCGGGCGTACAGCGCGCCAGCGCCAAATCGACCCTGGCGATCGTCGGCGATCTCTCGGCGCTGTATGACCTTAATGCCCTGGCGCTGCTGCGCCAGGTCCCGGCGCCGTTTGTGTTGATCGTGGTAAACAACAATGGCGGGCAGATTTTCTCCCTGCTGCCGACGCCGCAAAATGAACGTGAACGTTTCTATTTGATGCCGCAGAACGTACAGTTTGAACATGCCGCAGCGATGTTTAGCCTGAAATATCATCGTCCGCAAAGCTGGGCTGAGCTTGACGCGGCGCTGAACACCGCCTGGCGACAGCCCGGCGCAACGCTGATAGAGCTGGTGGTGAACGATGCCGACGGCGCGCAAACGCTGCAGCACCTGCTGGCGCAGGTAAGCCACCTATGA
- the menF gene encoding isochorismate synthase MenF: protein MHSIFLALEHLRNQLVSALPATPGLRHFDAAFPLNDAFDPLAWLGAQHAFPQFYWQQRNGDEELAALGAVAHFTSLASASRFLHQQNAHQDTRICGLNAFNPQRGSLFLPRLLWRRNAGTATLRLQLWSERSLADDARAAEDFLHQLQNANAIRPLSVKVMLETHRPQKSEWLRLVRQATDAIAHGNVEKVVLARATDIAFNQPLNAVALIAASRALNFNCYHFCMVFDARNAFLGSTPERLWRRRGTLLRTEALAGTVASHTDEKQAQRLGDWLMKDDKNQRENMLVVEDICQRLQNATLTLEVLPAQVVRLRKVQHLRRCIWTELDDASDELCLQWLQPTAAVAGLPRQAAREFIDKVEPFDREWYAGSAGYLSPEQSEFCVALRSARVEGSALRLYAGAGIVSGSDPEQEWQEIENKAAGLRSLLLRD, encoded by the coding sequence GTGCATTCGATTTTCCTCGCGCTGGAACATCTGCGCAACCAGCTTGTGTCAGCATTACCCGCTACACCCGGTTTACGTCATTTCGACGCCGCTTTCCCGTTAAACGACGCTTTCGACCCGCTGGCATGGCTGGGGGCGCAACACGCATTTCCCCAATTCTACTGGCAGCAGCGTAACGGTGACGAAGAGCTGGCGGCGCTCGGGGCCGTCGCTCATTTTACCTCTCTGGCCAGCGCCTCGCGGTTTTTGCACCAGCAGAATGCGCATCAGGATACCCGAATTTGCGGACTCAACGCCTTCAACCCGCAGCGCGGCAGCCTGTTTTTACCGCGTCTGCTCTGGCGACGAAATGCCGGAACGGCCACCCTGCGCCTGCAGTTGTGGAGTGAGCGCTCGCTCGCCGATGATGCCCGCGCTGCAGAGGACTTTTTACATCAACTGCAAAACGCCAACGCGATCCGCCCGCTCTCTGTGAAGGTTATGCTGGAAACGCACCGTCCGCAAAAAAGCGAATGGCTGCGCCTGGTCCGCCAGGCGACGGACGCCATTGCTCACGGCAATGTTGAGAAGGTGGTACTCGCTCGTGCCACCGATATTGCGTTCAACCAGCCGCTTAACGCCGTGGCGTTGATAGCCGCCAGCCGGGCGCTGAATTTCAATTGCTACCACTTCTGCATGGTATTTGATGCCCGCAACGCCTTTCTCGGCTCAACGCCTGAGCGTCTGTGGCGGCGTCGCGGTACGCTGCTACGCACGGAAGCGCTGGCGGGAACGGTTGCCAGCCATACTGACGAAAAACAGGCCCAGCGCCTTGGCGACTGGCTGATGAAAGACGATAAAAATCAGCGTGAAAATATGCTGGTTGTGGAAGATATCTGCCAGCGATTGCAAAACGCTACCCTAACGCTGGAAGTCTTGCCCGCTCAGGTTGTCCGGCTGCGAAAAGTTCAGCATCTGCGCCGCTGCATCTGGACGGAGCTGGATGACGCCAGCGATGAGCTTTGCCTGCAATGGCTCCAGCCAACGGCGGCGGTTGCTGGCCTGCCGCGTCAGGCTGCACGTGAATTCATTGATAAAGTGGAACCTTTTGATCGTGAATGGTACGCCGGTTCCGCGGGCTATTTATCCCCAGAACAAAGTGAATTCTGCGTGGCGTTACGTTCCGCCCGCGTTGAGGGTAGCGCCCTGCGGCTGTACGCCGGGGCGGGGATTGTCAGTGGATCTGACCCGGAACAGGAGTGGCAGGAGATAGAAAACAAAGCCGCGGGGCTGCGTTCTCTGCTCCTTAGGGATTAA
- the menB gene encoding 1,4-dihydroxy-2-naphthoyl-CoA synthase: MIYPDEHMLYAPVEWQDCSEGYTDIRYHKSADGIAKITINRPQVRNAFRPLTVKEMIQALADARYDDNIGVIILTGEGDKAFCSGGDQKVRGDYGGYQDDAGTHHLNVLDFQRQIRTCPKPVVAMVAGFSIGGGHVLHMMCDLTIAAENAIFGQTGPKVGSFDGGWGASYMARIVGQKKAREIWFLCRQYNAEEALDMGLVNTVVPVAELEKETVRWCREMLQNSPMALRCLKAALNADCDGQAGLQELAGNATMLFYMTEEGQEGRNAFNEKRQPDFSKYKRNP; encoded by the coding sequence ATGATCTATCCTGATGAACATATGCTGTATGCGCCAGTTGAATGGCAAGACTGCTCCGAAGGCTACACCGACATTCGTTACCACAAATCCGCCGACGGCATTGCCAAAATCACCATCAACCGCCCGCAGGTGCGTAACGCCTTCCGCCCGCTGACCGTCAAAGAGATGATTCAGGCCCTGGCGGATGCGCGCTATGACGACAACATCGGCGTGATTATTCTGACTGGCGAAGGGGACAAAGCCTTCTGCTCAGGGGGCGATCAGAAAGTGCGTGGCGACTACGGCGGATACCAGGATGACGCAGGTACCCACCACCTGAACGTGCTCGATTTCCAGCGCCAGATCCGCACCTGCCCAAAACCGGTTGTCGCTATGGTCGCAGGCTTCTCCATCGGCGGCGGTCACGTGCTGCACATGATGTGTGACCTGACAATTGCCGCCGAGAACGCCATCTTTGGCCAGACCGGCCCGAAAGTTGGCTCCTTCGACGGTGGCTGGGGCGCATCGTATATGGCGCGTATCGTCGGGCAGAAGAAAGCCCGCGAAATCTGGTTCCTGTGCCGTCAGTACAACGCCGAGGAGGCGCTGGATATGGGCCTGGTCAACACCGTAGTGCCCGTTGCTGAGCTGGAAAAAGAGACCGTGCGCTGGTGTCGTGAAATGCTGCAAAACAGCCCGATGGCGCTGCGCTGCCTGAAGGCGGCACTGAATGCCGACTGCGACGGTCAGGCTGGTCTGCAGGAGCTGGCGGGCAATGCCACCATGCTGTTCTACATGACCGAAGAGGGCCAGGAAGGACGCAACGCGTTTAATGAAAAACGCCAGCCGGACTTCAGCAAATACAAACGGAACCCGTAA
- a CDS encoding GNAT family N-acetyltransferase: MIQWHDLHHSELTVNALYALLKLRCEVFIVEQTCPYQDIDGDDLVGDNRHILGWRDNELVAYARILKSESDFEPVVIGRVIISAKARGEKLGYTLMEKTLETCQKQWPDKALYLGAQAHLQPFYAHFGFTPVTDIYDEDGIPHIGMAKEAKQA; the protein is encoded by the coding sequence ATGATCCAGTGGCACGATTTACACCACAGCGAACTCACCGTTAATGCGCTGTACGCCCTACTAAAACTGCGCTGCGAAGTGTTTATAGTGGAACAAACCTGCCCGTATCAGGATATCGATGGCGATGACCTGGTCGGCGACAATCGTCACATCCTCGGCTGGCGGGATAACGAACTGGTGGCGTATGCGAGGATTCTGAAAAGCGAAAGCGATTTTGAGCCCGTGGTGATTGGCCGCGTCATTATTAGCGCTAAGGCGCGGGGGGAAAAGCTGGGATATACGTTGATGGAGAAAACGCTGGAAACATGCCAAAAACAGTGGCCGGACAAAGCGTTATACCTCGGCGCGCAGGCGCACCTGCAGCCCTTCTACGCCCATTTTGGCTTCACACCGGTGACGGACATTTATGACGAAGACGGCATTCCCCACATTGGGATGGCGAAAGAAGCGAAACAGGCGTAG
- the elaB gene encoding stress response protein ElaB translates to MSFQSWDNRIDDDLALLSETLEEVLRSSGDPADQKYIELKERAEQALHEVKSRVSQASDSTYYRAKKAVYRADDYVHEKPWQGIGIGAAAGLVLGLLLARR, encoded by the coding sequence ATGTCATTTCAATCCTGGGATAACCGTATCGATGACGACCTGGCTTTACTGAGCGAAACGCTGGAAGAGGTGTTACGTTCGTCGGGCGACCCTGCCGATCAAAAATACATTGAGCTGAAAGAACGTGCCGAACAGGCGTTGCACGAGGTGAAATCTCGCGTCAGCCAGGCCTCTGATTCCACCTATTATCGTGCCAAAAAAGCGGTATACCGTGCCGATGATTATGTGCATGAAAAACCGTGGCAGGGGATTGGCATTGGCGCCGCCGCAGGCCTGGTGCTGGGGCTGCTGTTAGCTCGCCGCTAA
- the menH gene encoding 2-succinyl-6-hydroxy-2,4-cyclohexadiene-1-carboxylate synthase, with protein MILAGAQQTGRPGNPWLVFLHGFSGDGREWQPVGETLSDYPRLYLDLPGHGRSADVTVSSFAQTSELLTRTLISYNILNHWLVGYSLGGRIAMYHACRQPKGLCGVVVEGAHPGLQDARARAARFGSDRIWASRFRTEPLDNVFADWYQQPVFAALTDAQRKALVSLRSQNHGVNLAAMFEATTLAAQPDLRAALRARDFPFYFLYGERDSKFAAIAAGLHAERHVIPHAGHNAHRENPEAVAACLAQILRLRTKDTL; from the coding sequence ATGATCCTCGCAGGCGCGCAGCAGACCGGGAGACCAGGCAACCCCTGGCTGGTCTTTTTGCATGGTTTCTCCGGCGATGGCCGCGAGTGGCAGCCGGTTGGCGAGACGCTAAGCGATTACCCCCGGCTGTATCTTGATTTGCCCGGACACGGGCGCTCCGCCGATGTCACGGTATCCAGTTTCGCACAGACCAGTGAATTACTCACCCGCACCCTTATTAGTTACAACATACTTAACCACTGGCTGGTGGGGTACTCCCTCGGCGGCCGTATTGCGATGTATCACGCCTGCCGGCAGCCGAAAGGGCTATGCGGCGTGGTGGTGGAGGGTGCACATCCTGGCCTGCAGGATGCCCGTGCGCGCGCGGCCCGGTTCGGATCCGATCGTATCTGGGCGAGCCGTTTTCGCACGGAGCCGCTGGATAACGTCTTCGCCGACTGGTATCAACAGCCGGTGTTTGCCGCCCTGACGGATGCACAGCGTAAGGCGCTGGTTAGCCTGCGCAGCCAGAATCATGGCGTAAACCTGGCGGCGATGTTTGAGGCCACAACCCTCGCCGCACAGCCCGATTTGCGGGCTGCCCTCCGCGCGCGGGATTTCCCTTTTTACTTTCTCTATGGCGAACGGGATAGCAAGTTCGCGGCCATCGCCGCCGGACTGCATGCTGAGCGCCATGTTATTCCCCACGCCGGACACAATGCCCATCGGGAAAACCCCGAGGCGGTTGCTGCGTGTCTGGCTCAGATACTGCGTCTTCGAACAAAGGACACTCTATGA
- a CDS encoding chemotaxis protein: protein MDNFQKDIDDRANLTLSNRFELLLFRLGASLNENKSELFGINVFKLREIVPMPTFTKPAGMKSPLMGMVNIRDQVIPVIDLAAVAGCKPTTGLNILLITEYARSVQAFAVESVENIMRLDWKQVHAAETAVSGRYITSIACLDEKSDTNDLAMVLDVEQILYDITPANHDLHATNLKTSTFNIKPGSVAIVAEDSKVARSMLEKGLQAMKIPAQLHITGRDAWEKIGTLATQAQAEGVPITDKIALVLTDLEMPEMDGFTLTRKIKTDPFLKDIPVVIHSSLSGNANEDHIRKVKADGYVAKFELNELSSVIEEVLDRSMKKIDGPLISRKQLA from the coding sequence ATGGATAATTTCCAGAAAGATATTGATGACAGGGCGAATCTCACCCTGTCGAACCGTTTTGAACTGTTGCTGTTCCGTCTTGGCGCCTCTTTGAACGAAAACAAATCCGAACTGTTTGGCATTAACGTGTTTAAGCTGCGCGAAATTGTGCCGATGCCAACATTCACCAAACCGGCGGGTATGAAGTCGCCGCTGATGGGGATGGTGAATATTCGCGACCAGGTGATCCCGGTGATTGACCTCGCCGCCGTGGCAGGCTGTAAGCCGACAACCGGACTGAACATTCTGCTGATCACCGAGTATGCCCGTAGTGTGCAGGCGTTTGCCGTGGAGTCGGTCGAGAACATCATGCGTCTGGACTGGAAGCAGGTCCATGCGGCTGAAACCGCCGTTAGCGGACGTTACATCACCAGTATTGCCTGCCTGGACGAGAAGAGCGATACCAACGACCTGGCGATGGTGCTGGACGTGGAGCAGATCCTCTACGACATCACCCCGGCCAACCACGATCTGCACGCCACGAATCTGAAGACCTCTACATTCAACATTAAGCCCGGCTCGGTCGCGATTGTTGCGGAAGATTCAAAAGTGGCTCGCTCAATGCTTGAAAAAGGGCTTCAGGCGATGAAAATCCCGGCGCAGTTGCATATCACCGGGAGAGACGCGTGGGAAAAAATAGGCACGCTGGCGACGCAGGCACAGGCCGAGGGTGTACCGATCACCGATAAAATCGCCCTGGTGCTGACCGACCTCGAGATGCCGGAGATGGACGGTTTCACGCTGACGCGCAAAATTAAAACCGATCCGTTCCTGAAAGACATTCCGGTGGTGATCCACTCCTCGCTTTCGGGCAATGCCAACGAAGATCATATACGTAAAGTGAAGGCGGACGGCTATGTGGCGAAATTTGAGCTGAACGAGCTGTCGTCGGTGATTGAGGAAGTGCTGGACCGGTCGATGAAGAAGATTGACGGGCCGTTGATTAGCCGCAAGCAACTGGCTTAG